In the Pelmatolapia mariae isolate MD_Pm_ZW linkage group LG10_11, Pm_UMD_F_2, whole genome shotgun sequence genome, AGACGGCGTCCGGGTCATCATCAGGGAGCAAAGGATACCTTGAGAAGAGCTCCTGATTGGCCGGGCTGTGGACCAGGACATACCACTTCCTTCTTGTACAGGGAGGTTTTGAACACCCTCATGATGGGCAGAGCTCCGGAGCAAAACTGGCAACAATAAAAGAGACACACTTGTTACACCATGACCATGAACAGAACCTGccatgtgtgtgtcagaacctgtgtactaacacacacacacacacacatggcaGATCCTGTTCATGGCCGCAGGATGttcttctttgtctctgtggtCGTTTACTCTCTCAGTTGATGTTCCTTTCAGTCTGAGACGACGGATAAATGAATTGTAAGAAACCCTCCCGCCCTCTGCACACATTAGTCTAAAAGTAAGCAGTCAGTACCTGCTTGCGGTAGGCCTCCAGCACCTCCTCCACCCTGAAGGTGAAGCGGTACGATCCAAAGAAGGACTTCTCACTGAAGGCCGGAGAGGAGGTGAACCTCCACAGGAAGCTCTTCTGCTTCGCGGCCTGCTCCTTCGTCCAGTCTGGGTAGGTCTTCTTCAGGAGTCTCGCCTCAGCCTCCTGGATCTCCTCAGTTCCCACAGCCAGActccaccacaccagggacaGATTGAGAGGATCCCTGGAGCCTCCACGAGGATCCTTGAAGCCTTCGTCCTTCCAGATCCGAAGTAGTGCCCGTCGCTGTGTGTCATGTTTCAGTTGAGTCACATGAAACTCAGGTCAAGGGTAATCAGGGATGTTTTCTTTGGAGAGGTATTTATCATATAAATGAGTACTTTGAGCTATCTTTTTTAAACGACTCAGCTTTGCATGCTCACTTATTAAATAATCTTCAGGAATTCCACGGCTGTTTCTTGTTTTCTCCATGATCAGATGTAAATCAAAAACCTAAATTAACGGTCCGTACTGTGCAGAGGGTGAGCGCACCATCAGCTGGTGTGAAGAGAAGTAAGGTCTCCTCTGTGGCAGCCCACAGTTTGTCCACACCACACCCTGTGACTAATGATGTGCTTAGTAGGAAACGAAACTTActctctggacacacacacacactcactcacacacacacacacacacacacacacacacacacactcactcactcacacacacacatcttatCCACGTCTTATCTAGTTTGTTTCCTAGGTCTCTGTGTTAGTTTCATGTATTTCTTGTCTGCGTGTTTCACGTTGTCAGACCTGTATTGTCATGTTTacgtctctgtgtttctctaaGTTTCTCTGATAAACCTGCTACAGAGGggctgacagcagctgtgtcccatttcatgggctgcatcctcctgaggacgcatttgtaggctgtttacgtcacagcgacgcgacgaagcctgtccaaattcgtagactcctccgaatgcgaccgacaaatgcgtccttcttttccccagatttgaaggatgggtcgggtgtgtccttcgtggcccaacctctCCCAGGATTCATAGCGTGGCCCAGCTGTGCTCCTCACACTGAGAGCTCTCTCTATTTGAAGTCTTATTTGCCTTTTAGTTGCAGTGCAGCTTCATTTGTGTGCTGACAGAGGAGTCGCTCTGTCCCAGCAGTCACGTCCAAACCATGCTGTTACCTGTacctgtacgtgtgtgtgtgctgtgcttCAGTACACTGCACTAAAACACACGTGAGGGCGGTCAGTGGAGGCTGTGTCCATGCAGAGTGGACTCCACTTCAGCTGCATTCAGCCAACAGAGCTTATCTATGTAGGTACAGGTGTGTTTAATGGGCGGGGCCTAGAAGCAGAGTCTGACATCATCAGCTGCCTGTTAAGGACAAACATGGCGAGCATTTATAACTTGATTAGTaagtacatttacacacacttcTTTACCTCCATGTTTTTAGTTACTTTAGTTACTTTAAAAGCCCCCAGTacagtttgtgtgtattttgcagtgaagcagtgaaggattccactgaAGAGCTGACTGGAGGACGGAGACGGTCGCCATGTGTACGAAGGTGTCGTCTGTCTCCTCTTACAGGAAGATGTCCATTGCAGAAGATGTAAGATGAGCCAAGGACTGGACCCACCCAAATCAGGAGGCAGAGTCATAATACAAGTGTTTACTGCTTGGCTGTGCTGTCCTTTTGTCTGTTTGGCTCAGAGGAAGGGGACACGGCGTAAGGCAACAGAGTCAAATTCTACATATTAATGTATTTACATGTGCAGCGCTCCATACAGCTTTACATCCTTTGAGAGAAATAATTTAAAGCATTTATCTTTGTTGTCCAAAGCTCAGGCAGCAGCTCAAACACTGCTGATAACACCTCCACCTCTGCAGCAGCAGACTGAACTCAAACCTGCTCCATCATCTCATCTTTGTAGACCTCCATTTACAAAGTACCAACAAGTCAACGGTAAACATTATACTGGATAATCTGTTGGTTTAAAAGGCTTTTTTAAATAAGCAGCTCATATCAGCAGAACTGTAGGACTAAAAAAATataagagaagaacttcagatcctgagtgtgtgaggaccgAGAGGATTGGCTTTATTTCAGATTTaagataaactttatatttcagtttgtgatggttgtgttctctttgtgattacaggagctgccctcagattcagacctcagcaccacccagtgacagcagacagatcatccaacatgttcacatgttaactgcaacattaactgatgaaaacagtacaaaggttaaagtaccacatgtgctgtagtgaaagctgcagctgttttattgataaagttaaagacaaaaaaggattaatcacccctgtaactgtgtcactatatatcagcattaacaggactatgggctcaaaatgtggtcataaatattttgtacttgtaaatcaggatttgtatgtgtaaaaagaatttgtgtgtggacttagccaaaaaaaacccctgcaagttacaagtacgaattttgaccctatttttcttcctttcatctgattggtcaatgtcatgtcaatcacaaatgtaacaatccaatcagagaacagatgggtttggctgtcggaggggcacttttttgaactgcaggtccttgaagggtaatacagtttgaagctggaggatctctatataaatatccgatagcagctaggtccgctaactttcagcagctgttgaaaggataaagttgtggtatatcagtggttagaaataccatcattactttaggattagtttaacactgtcagggctgacccgggaccactgctgtgagtcacagtgcgcagcataaaagtcctttcacatcggacgcaggatgtgctgctaatgctaactgctaactaaaagcaaaggatccagaatttgttgcgctggctgctgggctctgtgggtttttgcagcagctctacctgcactagatgcacctgctccttgtcgtttctatctctgactttatgtcctctacaagagtttcgttttttttgctagttcttcaaatgttcaataaaaacatgtatgctaattcataacgaagaaagctttgtaatgaagactgtcatttccaaaacagcCACTTGATCAGGGAACCAATCAGCAGCTGCCAGCTCTCAAATCAGAAGGGACCTGCAGAGATATTTAAAGGCACAGAACACAGAGAACAAAGTTCAGCCACCATGATACAAATTCTGGCAAGGGCCAGGCTGTAACATTGGCGTCCGAGCTACTCCTCGCTGTAGTGTTTGTATTGTACCTCATGAATCTCCAGTTGTGATAGAAGTTGTGTTGCTGGAGCTCTGAGCCCATCATCATCTGCTGATCCAGTTCAGGGCTGCCGGGGGTGGAGCCTATGCCACCCCCGAGTTCATTTATCtttatttcatctttatttctttatttttatcacaTTCATAGTAGACACAACCTCAgagatactttttacttttacaagagtattttttaattcacatatcagaaaacaaagactgcagtTCTCCTAGTGTCCACTCGAGGCAGCTGTCAGGAGAAATCTGGATTCATTGCCTCAGGTAGGCCGGAGCGGGGGCTCCTTCTCCAGCCAGGAGTATCCGGGCCACAGGCGTCTAAGGACGGAGTGGGCTCTGCGGAAGTGATCAAAGTGTGTTTGGGGTATGATTGTCCTGTTGTCCCACCAGCAGAACCTCAGGTTTTCTCTCAGCTGATCAGGATCAAACCTCAGCAcctgaaacagaaaaagacaaacatgaaactgaagcTCCGTCACAAACTAAACTGTCAGAGTCAGACGTGATGATCCAGCACTCTGAGCTCTTCGTACTTCACACGGCGGTTCATTCAAAGCCTTTCAGCGCTCACGCTGCGGTGGATGCAGCAGGAGCCGGCTGGCTGATATCTCCTGAAAATGCTTCAGGTGTCTCTAaagagtgaggaggaggaggagcagcgaAGGTACCTGTCTGTTCTCTACGTGCAGGGCGACGGCGACGTGATCCCAAACATAAAACTCCGGGTGCCTAATCGGCCCCCAAGCGTCCATCTGGTTCTCGTCAGGTCCTCGAATCAACTCGTAGCTGAGAGGACGGGCAGAGACACAGAGGTCAGGGGGCGCTTTTAGTCTACCAGTGGAGGTCATTTCTACATTTACCTGTGTGAGTCTTACCTGTGTGTCTTACACATGGCCTCTGGTCTCCAGATGAAGTGTCCGTCTCTATAAGTGCAGACGGCGTCCAGGTCATCATCAGGGAGCAAAGGAAACCTTGAGAAGAACCGCTGATAGGCCGGGCTGTGGACCAGCACAGAGTactgcacttcctgtttgtacAGTGAGGTCTTGAACACCCTCATGATGGGCGGAGCTCCAGAGCAAAACTGGGGACGATAACAGaagtttcagttttacttccagagaaagaaagagtgaCGCGGCACAGCGCGTTTCGGTCGACGCACACTTTGAGTCACGACAGCAGCTCGCTGTAAACGAAGGATGGAAGTGCCCTGTTGTTCAGTCTGATGTTCAGTGTTGTCAGGAATGTTGTGATTACACTTTGAGTTTTAACTGAGAAAAGAATATTTTAACAATCTGCAGGTTTTGTTTGCGAGTATATTTGAACCATCATCAGCTGAGTGGCGTCTGGGTCGTTCCGGTCTGCTGATGTTTGTGTGGTGGTTACCACCTGAAATATTTACTGAGTCCAGGATGAACGAAAAAAGCATGTTCTTCAGTTTGTGACTAAGAATTTAATATTTATAGTATTCAGTGTTTTAACATTATggagaaatataaatatacatcATTCAGAAACAGTCACAGGTTATTGTTTGCAGTTTTTTACAGGACTACttgaattttttaaatatctaaatGATCCAGGATGCAGATATTTGAATACTAGATCCTGTTTCATGTTTCTGGTAAGACCGACCAGTGAAACTGTCAGGTTTCTGTCGTTAACTTTGTTTTAGATATTCATGTTCAAGCTCTGCCTCTGAAAAGTGTTTGATATGAAGTTCACAGCCATCTCTGACTCTTTTATGGAGCTCACAGACGGTGATGTCAGACCTGAGCTCTGTGAATGCAAACAGTCATTTAAACGTAGGATTACCTGCTCGCTGTAGGCCGTCAGCACCTCCTCCAGAGGGAACCTGAAGCGGTACGAGCCCAGTCTTGAGCTCCTCTTGAAGGCTGGAGAGGAGGCGAACTTCCACAGGAAGCTCTCCTGCTCCTCCATCCGGTCTGGGTAGGTCTCCTCCAGGAGCCTCGTCTCGGCCTCCTGGATCTCCTCGGGTCCCACAGCCAGACTCCACCACACCAGGGAGAGATGGCGAGGATCCGAGGAGCCTCCACAAGGATCCTTGAAGCCTCTGTCCTTCCGGATCCCACGTAGCCCCCGTCGCTCTGTGTCATGTTTCAGGTGAGACACGTAGAACTCGGGTCGGGGGTATTCAGGGACGTCTTCTTTGTAGAGGTACTGGTTCTCCAAACCCTGACGCTCAGCTATACTTCTTAAATCATTCAGCCGCACATGCTGACCCTCTATGAAATGTTCGTTATAGTTTCGTCTGTTTGTCTGCGTCTGCATGATCATGGAGGGTGAGCTGGAGAGAAGTGGTCTCTGATATCTAACAGGACACACTTTTATTCAGACCCCACCcagtgtgtgtctctctctctctctctctctctctctctctctctctctctctcactcacactcacataGCGTTCTGGTTTTGGTTCATTGACCGCACGCCTCGCCTGAAGTTTCAGTCTGATTCGTCTTCAGATGTTTGAGGTTTGTTTTCAGAGCTTCTtcgtgtttgtttgaattctgcttCATCACCGATGACCTGCTGTCATGGTTTCGTTCAGTGAACTTAACCGACCTTACATTTCCAAAAAAGGCTTGTCTGGTGTATTTCCTCTGAGTTTTAGGAAACGGTGTGATGTAATGAGACAGGAAGTGCGGGTGCCAAACTGTTTCTGATGTCACTGTGGTTTCTTCCTCCTTCACTTACGTCCGGGCTGAGCAGAATTCACCCGAGGAGGAAGCCCGATATGAGCCTGACGTTCGTGCTGTCATGGAAACCATCAGGGTCGTTTTACTGAAACATGTTCACCTCTTTCTGCTTACAGAACTTGAACAGGTCATTTAGACCTGATCGCTCGTCTTCTCTTTGTGTTCTCGTGTTTCTGTTTCATGATTAacaatttttttattaacacTCTTGCCAACAATAAAAAACGTTACAAAAACAAGCTGCGCTCTGACCCCAACGCTCATCAGAAGTGTCTGCTTGTAAAAACATGTCCATCCATCAAAGTCAGGTCACCTGCAGGCTGAGCAGTATTCCAGACTTCTGAGGCCTTCCTTACCAGACCAGCAGGTTCTGGTCTCACTCGGGGTCTCCTGCCTGGAAGATCTCCAAAGAGAACCACCACCTCAGTCTGCCAGTACAAAGGCGCTGTCCACACATTAAAGCCCAAACAGCCCGTGATGTCGAGCCGTTATCATCTCAGGACAAGTCTGAGTCAGTCCTGACGTCCTGAACCCGACAGCATCCATGCCAGTGTATCTGTAGAGGTTCCCCCAAATCTTCAGGCTGTGTCTCCTTCACAGACGAAGGTTCGGTCAGACTCAGGAGCTCCTCAAAGTCGTCTTTCCACCCTCGACAATAAATCGAGCACATGTCAGCTGTTCCCCTGCACGCCCTGAGAACTTCCTGAGCTCGTGGACAGAAGTTCCTTGACGTCTAATGAAAGTCCTTCCTAAGGGGTCTCAGATCCGACCCTGAACTCCTGTGGCTCCTCCCACAGTTTTACCACTATTTCAACATTGATATAGAGAGGTCACCAGACAGAAGCGCCCTGGATTCATGGTGATGATCACATCTACAGTAGATGTTACTGCACcgttatttgtttgtttctaactGTTGTTGTTAGGCTTCAAACCTCGAAATGGCCACGCCTGGCCTTCGACTactgtttatatataaaaacatttaattcacattacattttaacatatttgAATAATATCAACATTTAGCAGTAAATCAGAAATAAGAAACAGATATGTATCAAGTATTGTGCAGGATTTAACATTTTTACCcctgaccaatgttccctctgaGCTGTGCGCGTGCACCATTGCGCACAGCTGCCACggtctctgcacacagaaaatctgcgttgcgcacaaaaaaaatctaacctgaattgagattaaaattaaaactttaacaattctgttttgcagtgttagtcagtgagtgactggctgctcccatatgggattagaacgatgccaccttatcccatagtccagccaatgatgcgattcacattcgtatatacgcagctaatcaacgtcgttggcaggctatgacagcgtccttatgtgccgacaccggtgttttagctagcaaagcggcgtggctgatgtggagtgaagccacgttaatgacaacgtgtacaaccattggagatgtgagcaggacagacggaacaactgacgggaaaagtgtggactttatgcaacacgttctcactcccaaagcgtaacatttcatgctaggtgacaaatcgttaacatattacgttttcgggtaCCCAACACGTTCCTAAATGATGACATCGGAAAAATGAGGACatatgagaaccgtttggactcaacaTACACATGTGACCCGTGGTAGGTACCTATTTAAAATAGGACAGAGCCATAGGCGCACAGTCAGTTAAAAAGGGTttaatttttaatacaaaataaaagtaacagtGTAACAGCGGCacctaaaaacaattaaaaacgaTAAAACTGTATGATTGCCCGTGAGACAGGACAAGCGCTGCGGGGAACCGTTTAGGaacaaataaagtaaaacacaggAAGATTCCTCAACTGTATTGTTTTTGTTACCTGTCCACAAGTTCGTGTCACACCCTAATAAATGTGGGTCAGTGGCGATGAAGTCCACTATACTGTTCTCACAGGAGCAATGTTTCCCACCTACAAGGGTGCAAATAACTGTAAACCTCTGCCAACAGCCAGCGCTCAAGTGGTACATTTTTGTGTAACCTACCGTTCTAACAGAAGTTTAGGGGGACCCGTATCAGACTTTCATagaaagaagttaaaaaaaacaccaacttggACCAAGCACTCGCAGCTTCAGGTTTGCAGAGAATTACCTAATTGCCCACACCTGTGCTTATGAAAGGAGCAAAGACCAGCTCCGCCCACCAGGGGCGGTTCCCAGACTCAGGTCTCACCTGTCACACACGTTTGCTCTTTTCCTTAAAATCGCTCGGGAAAACACTATTTAacgtcattaaagtgctggttacgGTTAGGAatatggttatggttaggcttagggataaggttagatTTAGGGTTGGAATACAGGGCTGGAACGTCTATTACCGCGGGAGCGTCATTCCACTGGGTTTCCgccataaatggtaaatggcctgtatttgtatagcgctttactagtccctaaggaccccaaagcgctttacacacccagtcattcacccatttacacacacattcacacataacATCACCATAACCCGGCACGTACCATAAGAAcgcggaaggtcacctttcacgttcctcaggaacgccgcgggacgtgacaaaacatcgggatgttacgcctcgggagtgagaacggtctgctttataccagtttttaaattgtgttgataggttatgataaaaatatatgcaatgtttggttttcttcctgaatactgtcattgtttatatttactgcgggaagaaacgctaaaaacggcgttttataggGAAAACGCTTGaaagctgattgttctgtaaatagtttgaaatgtttattttaaaaaaacgccttggctgcatttttaggtaaacagttGCAAAAAacgttgttgtttgcataactcagttacttttttgaagaagtaactatataattaattgcccaacattggtcattatatacggtattttgcagacagagttacaggactctctcccagaccacagactcataatacaagtcagagctttataaaaaaaaaggaaagaaaaaaagttgtgttttcaaaattggagttcaagttatttttccttccaatagtgttaacatactacacaggtcatcaacgagattttttttaattttcattgtaagtgggctaaagcagttaattaaaagtagtctaacataaatgtaaatgctgtaatttgattactttaataaaccatgtaacttggatggattggatgctggcgtgaccacagtgcacacgtctgctgttgctcacagtggtccaagggaccgctcagggagtttgtgtgttcgctcggacacatgaaacattagagggaacattgccccTGAAGTCAGCCAAAAAACGTTCATCTGTAGTGTAAGCTGTCAGATCACTGGTGTCAGCTGGTGTCCACCTGTATTTACTTTGGAGGAGTCAGTGAGTGAAACTCACTTCTGTCTGATGACAGTGATACTGAGGCGAGCTGTTGAAAATATGCTGAACTTTCTGTCAATATGCACTGCTGTTAGCTTCTGTTAGCCTctattagctgctgttagcctctgttagctgctgttagcctctaTTAGCTGTTGTTAGCCTctattagctgctgttagccactGTTACTGAAACTGTCTTAGAAGTGGATCTAACTATGTTTGATGTGAGGATGGaatcaaactgtttatctgaggcaaagtgtgatttttaggacACTTGAACCAAACAttagctgttgttgtttagctggCTCTTTGCTAGCTCTCTGGAGTCATTCAGGGCTCATTAATAGAGTTTAGACATGTAGGAATGTTTAGCTTGTTTTGGAGTTTAGACATGTAGGAATGTTTAGCTTGTTTTAGAGTTTAGAAATTTGTTAGATAGAATGTAGAATTATggtagagacactgacactgccctggatataaataaaggcctgactgtgtcatgaacttaggagtagatcttaggagaccctcccccagtttgaactgtgaaactatgacaaagaggagttaatgctgagtggaaattccccagaGGATACCTGTGTGGGGGTCTCAAAGTTTGTAACTtgataactgtggtctggaagGGAGATGGACTTTTATGACCGGGTTAgtacgcagagacacacacacagtgcttaaactgttacactcacacatctacatgcacactcactcacgtgcacacacatagaCACGCGGGAACGCGCACATGTAGGCAttcacgtgc is a window encoding:
- the LOC134635812 gene encoding uncharacterized protein LOC134635812, with product MIMQTQTNRRNYNEHFIEGQHVRLNDLRSIAERQGLENQYLYKEDVPEYPRPEFYVSHLKHDTERRGLRGIRKDRGFKDPCGGSSDPRHLSLVWWSLAVGPEEIQEAETRLLEETYPDRMEEQESFLWKFASSPAFKRSSRLGSYRFRFPLEEVLTAYSEQFCSGAPPIMRVFKTSLYKQEVQYSVLVHSPAYQRFFSRFPLLPDDDLDAVCTYRDGHFIWRPEAMCKTHSYELIRGPDENQMDAWGPIRHPEFYVWDHVAVALHVENRQVLRFDPDQLRENLRFCWWDNRTIIPQTHFDHFRRAHSVLRRLWPGYSWLEKEPPLRPT